In Cydia fagiglandana chromosome 16, ilCydFagi1.1, whole genome shotgun sequence, the following are encoded in one genomic region:
- the LOC134672042 gene encoding CCHC-type zinc finger nucleic acid binding protein — MSSSVCYKCNRTGHFARECTAGGVQTRDAGFSRQREKCFKCNRTGHFARDCKEEADRCYRCNGTGHIARECAQSPDEPSCYNCNKTGHIARNCPEGGRDSSGQTCYNCNKAGHISRNCPDGTKTCYMCGKPGHISRDCDEAERN, encoded by the exons ATGAGTTCAAGCGTATGCTACAAATGCAACCGGACGGGGCACTTCGCCCGCGAGTGCACCGCGGGGGGCGTCCAGACGCGCGACGCGGGCTTCAGCCGCCAGCGCGAGAAGTGCTTCAAGTGCAACCGCACCGGACACTTCGCGCGCGACTGCAAGGAGGAGGCCGACCGCTGCTACAG aTGTAACGGCACGGGGCACATAGCGCGCGAGTGCGCGCAGAGCCCGGACGAGCCGTCGTGCTACAACTGCAACAAGACGGGCCACATCGCGCGGAACTGCCCCGAGGGCGGCCGCGACTCCTCGGGCCAGACCTGCTACAACTGCAACAAGGCCGGCCACATCAGCCGCAACTGCCCCGACGGCACCAAGACGTGCTACATGTGCGGCAAGCCCGGCCACATCTCCCGCGACTGCGACGAGGCCGAGCGGAACTAA